From a single Collimonas pratensis genomic region:
- the priB gene encoding primosomal replication protein N: MSQANNVFQLVAEIAEREVIRYTPAGIPIVSANLQHRSEPIEAGIKRLIEFEIAALAVGEISGRFSQAPLGGTFWFTGFMARKSRNGRGLVFHITDFAAIEADGS, from the coding sequence GTGAGTCAAGCCAATAACGTGTTTCAGCTGGTTGCCGAAATTGCCGAACGTGAAGTCATACGTTATACACCGGCAGGCATTCCGATCGTATCTGCAAATCTGCAGCATCGCTCGGAGCCGATTGAAGCAGGAATAAAGCGTTTGATCGAATTTGAAATCGCCGCGCTAGCCGTCGGCGAGATTTCAGGAAGATTCAGTCAGGCGCCGTTGGGAGGCACCTTCTGGTTTACCGGTTTCATGGCACGCAAGAGTCGCAACGGCAGGGGCCTGGTATTTCACATCACGGATTTCGCTGCAATAGAAGCAGACGGTTCCTAG
- the rplI gene encoding 50S ribosomal protein L9, which produces MQVILLEKVVNLGNLGEVVRVKDGYARNFLIPQRMARRATTTAIAEFEAKRADLETAAAAKLAVAQGQGEKLNGLTVQISQKSGVDGRLFGSVTNFDIAEALTKQGFAVEKAQVRLPNGPLKTTGEHPVAVALHTDVVVDIVIAVIGEHV; this is translated from the coding sequence ATGCAAGTTATTCTGTTGGAAAAAGTCGTTAATCTCGGCAACCTGGGCGAAGTTGTTCGCGTCAAGGACGGTTACGCACGTAACTTCCTGATCCCGCAACGCATGGCGCGTCGTGCTACGACTACCGCTATCGCTGAATTCGAAGCGAAGCGCGCTGATCTGGAAACAGCAGCGGCAGCCAAGCTGGCTGTGGCCCAAGGCCAAGGCGAAAAACTGAACGGCCTGACTGTTCAGATCTCGCAAAAGTCGGGCGTTGACGGCCGTCTGTTCGGTTCCGTGACCAACTTCGACATCGCTGAAGCGCTGACCAAGCAAGGCTTCGCAGTTGAAAAAGCACAAGTTCGCTTGCCGAACGGTCCGCTGAAGACAACCGGCGAACACCCGGTTGCAGTTGCTCTGCACACTGACGTCGTGGTTGACATCGTCATCGCAGTGATCGGCGAACACGTTTAA
- a CDS encoding HlyD family efflux transporter periplasmic adaptor subunit: MTTPNQNPQEASAGSAAAAAPAQPVAVNGKRRSLLIGVTIALIIVLLAYGIWWFIYARHYETTDDAYVGGNVVQVTPQVGGTVLAINTDDTELVQVGKPLVELDKADAKVALDQAEAQLAQTVRQVRTLFVNNNTLTSAVTARSAELERARADLARRQQLISTGAVSKEELDHAKVAVQSAEAALQSAREQLSSNKVLTDRTTVELHPNVLNAAAQVRNAYINLARTSLLAPTTGYVAKRSVQVGQRVAAGTPLLSIVPLNALWVDANFKEVQIKNMRIGQPVTLDSDVYGSKIEYHGTVVGLAAGSGSAFALLPAQNASGNWIKIVQRIPVRISLDPKDLETHPLRIGVSMNVSVDVAKTEGTSLTAGTARTTPAYTTDVFDKSGQEADARIASIIAANNNAAAAH, translated from the coding sequence ATGACAACACCAAATCAAAACCCACAAGAAGCATCCGCCGGCAGCGCCGCTGCTGCCGCTCCAGCCCAGCCGGTTGCCGTCAACGGCAAGCGCCGCAGCCTGCTGATCGGCGTCACCATTGCCCTGATCATTGTCTTGCTCGCCTACGGCATCTGGTGGTTCATCTATGCCCGCCACTACGAAACCACCGACGATGCCTACGTTGGCGGCAACGTGGTGCAAGTCACGCCCCAGGTTGGCGGTACGGTGCTGGCGATCAATACCGACGATACCGAGCTGGTACAGGTCGGCAAACCGCTGGTTGAACTGGACAAGGCCGACGCCAAGGTTGCGCTGGACCAGGCCGAAGCCCAGCTGGCGCAGACCGTGCGCCAGGTGCGCACGCTGTTCGTCAACAACAATACCCTGACCTCCGCCGTCACCGCCCGCAGCGCTGAACTGGAACGCGCCCGCGCCGACCTCGCGCGCCGCCAGCAACTGATCAGCACTGGCGCCGTCTCCAAGGAAGAGCTGGATCACGCCAAGGTAGCAGTACAAAGCGCCGAAGCGGCCCTGCAATCGGCGCGCGAGCAATTGTCTTCCAACAAGGTGCTGACCGACCGCACCACGGTTGAACTGCACCCGAACGTGCTGAACGCCGCGGCCCAGGTCCGCAATGCCTATATCAACCTGGCCCGCACCAGCCTGCTGGCGCCGACCACCGGTTATGTCGCCAAGCGCTCGGTGCAGGTTGGCCAGCGCGTCGCCGCCGGCACCCCGCTGCTGTCGATCGTGCCGCTGAACGCCTTGTGGGTGGACGCCAACTTCAAGGAAGTACAGATCAAGAACATGCGCATCGGCCAGCCGGTGACTTTGGATTCCGATGTCTACGGCTCCAAGATTGAATACCATGGCACAGTGGTCGGCCTGGCAGCCGGTTCCGGCTCAGCCTTTGCTTTGCTGCCGGCGCAAAACGCCAGCGGCAACTGGATCAAGATCGTGCAGCGTATTCCAGTGCGTATTTCGCTGGATCCGAAAGACCTGGAAACCCATCCGCTGCGCATCGGCGTCTCGATGAACGTCAGCGTCGACGTCGCCAAGACTGAAGGCACTTCGCTGACTGCAGGCACGGCGCGCACTACGCCTGCTTACACCACCGATGTGTTCGACAAGAGCGGCCAGGAGGCCGATGCACGTATCGCCAGCATCATCGCTGCCAACAACAATGCAGCGGCAGCGCACTGA
- the rpsF gene encoding 30S ribosomal protein S6 → MRHYEIVFIVHPDQSEQVPAMIERYKGIVTTRGGIVHRVEDWGRRQLAYLIQKLAKAHYVCLNIECDSETLAEIETGFKFNDAVLRHLTVKLKKAETGPSPMMKAVQKEDAAKSHRTEAPAA, encoded by the coding sequence ATGCGTCATTATGAAATCGTATTTATCGTCCATCCAGATCAAAGCGAGCAAGTGCCTGCAATGATCGAGCGCTACAAAGGTATCGTCACTACACGTGGCGGCATCGTGCATCGCGTGGAAGACTGGGGCCGCCGCCAACTGGCATACCTGATTCAGAAACTGGCAAAAGCACATTACGTTTGCCTGAACATCGAGTGCGACAGCGAAACTCTGGCTGAAATCGAAACCGGCTTCAAGTTCAATGATGCAGTATTGCGTCATCTGACTGTCAAGCTGAAGAAGGCCGAAACCGGTCCTTCGCCAATGATGAAGGCTGTGCAGAAGGAAGATGCTGCCAAGAGCCATCGCACTGAAGCGCCGGCAGCCTGA
- the lexA gene encoding transcriptional repressor LexA yields the protein MIKLTARQQQILDLIKDAIENTGFPPTRAEIATELGFRSANAAEEHLQALARKGAIVIAPGTSRGIRLTESTLRSQGTQLALPHPALMQLSLPLVGRVAAGSPILAQEHIQASYNVDPALFSAKPDYLLKVRGMSMRDAGILDGDLLAVKKADSARNGQIVVARLGDDVTVKRYQKSGSVIQLLPENPDFEPIIVNSQEDFALEGLAVGLLRSWN from the coding sequence ATGATTAAACTGACCGCCCGCCAACAACAAATCCTCGACCTGATCAAGGACGCCATCGAAAACACCGGCTTCCCACCGACACGCGCGGAAATCGCGACCGAACTCGGCTTCCGCTCGGCGAATGCGGCAGAAGAACACTTGCAGGCGCTGGCGCGCAAGGGCGCCATCGTGATCGCTCCCGGCACTTCGCGCGGCATCCGCCTGACGGAAAGCACGCTGCGCAGCCAAGGCACGCAACTGGCGCTGCCGCATCCGGCGCTGATGCAGCTCAGCCTGCCGCTGGTCGGCCGGGTCGCCGCCGGCTCGCCGATCCTGGCGCAGGAGCACATCCAGGCCAGCTACAACGTCGACCCTGCCCTGTTCAGCGCCAAGCCGGATTACTTGCTGAAGGTGCGCGGCATGTCGATGCGCGACGCCGGCATCCTGGATGGCGATTTGCTGGCTGTAAAGAAAGCCGACAGCGCCAGGAATGGCCAGATTGTCGTGGCGCGCCTGGGCGACGACGTCACCGTCAAGCGCTATCAGAAATCCGGCTCGGTGATCCAGCTGCTGCCCGAAAATCCCGACTTCGAGCCTATTATCGTCAACTCCCAGGAAGATTTCGCACTGGAAGGCCTGGCGGTCGGCCTGCTGCGCAGCTGGAACTAA
- a CDS encoding inositol monophosphatase family protein has protein sequence MHPMLNTAIKAARRGAAVISRASFDLDLLKVTKKQHNDFVTEVDQAAEAAIIDVLKNAYPDHAILAEESGASANLHDDNENVWIIDPLDGTTNFIHGFPQYCVSIALQHRGQITQAVVYDPTRNDLFTATKGSGAYLNDKRIRVGKRDKIADALIGTGFPFRETEGPAMDEYIKMFRIMTQSCAGLRRPGSAALDLAYLAAGRLDGFFEKGLKPWDIAAGSLLISESGGIIGDFTGESDYLYKGDVLAGSPKVFAQMVSLLSPYATK, from the coding sequence ATGCATCCAATGCTCAATACGGCCATCAAGGCCGCACGTCGCGGCGCCGCGGTTATCTCGCGCGCCTCTTTCGACCTCGATTTGCTGAAAGTCACCAAAAAGCAGCACAACGATTTCGTCACCGAAGTCGACCAGGCTGCCGAAGCCGCGATTATTGACGTATTGAAGAATGCCTACCCCGACCACGCCATCCTGGCCGAAGAATCGGGCGCTTCCGCCAACTTGCACGACGACAACGAAAACGTCTGGATCATCGATCCACTCGACGGCACCACCAACTTTATCCACGGCTTCCCGCAGTATTGCGTCTCCATCGCCCTGCAGCATCGCGGCCAGATCACCCAGGCCGTGGTCTACGACCCGACCCGCAACGACCTGTTCACTGCCACCAAAGGCTCCGGCGCCTATCTGAACGATAAGCGGATCCGCGTCGGCAAGCGCGACAAGATCGCTGACGCCCTGATCGGCACCGGCTTTCCATTCCGCGAAACCGAAGGGCCGGCCATGGACGAATACATCAAGATGTTCCGCATCATGACCCAAAGCTGCGCCGGCCTGCGCCGCCCCGGTTCCGCCGCGCTCGACCTGGCCTACCTGGCGGCTGGCCGCCTGGACGGCTTCTTTGAAAAAGGCCTGAAACCTTGGGATATCGCTGCCGGCTCCCTGCTGATCAGCGAATCGGGCGGCATCATCGGCGATTTCACCGGCGAATCCGATTACCTGTACAAGGGCGACGTACTGGCCGGCAGCCCTAAGGTGTTCGCGCAAATGGTCAGCCTGTTGTCGCCATACGCAACAAAATAA
- a CDS encoding RNA methyltransferase codes for MNPAKIDTSLFQRLRFVLVETSSPGNVGAAARAIKTMGFSELVLVNPRFPDVLQREEAVAFASGAQDILASARIVDSVEQALEGCNFAAALSARLREFSPPLTAPRALAAQLAGDATLNAAVLFGSERYGLPNEVVEKCNVLLNIPANPEYSSLNLAQAVQVLAYECRVAASENLSPAGAGEIGFQGNAASLTDIDGMFAHLEQALIEIEFLDPASPKKLMPRLKRLFSRAQLETEEVNILRGIASQILTKRRRLDRS; via the coding sequence ATGAACCCGGCGAAAATCGATACGTCTCTTTTTCAGCGGCTGCGCTTCGTGCTGGTGGAAACCAGCAGTCCTGGCAATGTCGGCGCCGCAGCCCGCGCGATCAAAACCATGGGATTTTCCGAGCTGGTCCTGGTTAATCCGCGCTTTCCCGATGTCTTGCAGCGCGAAGAAGCCGTTGCGTTCGCCAGCGGCGCCCAGGATATCCTGGCGTCGGCGCGTATCGTCGACAGTGTCGAGCAGGCTTTAGAAGGGTGCAACTTTGCCGCAGCCTTGAGCGCACGTTTACGCGAATTTTCACCGCCGCTGACGGCACCTCGCGCGCTTGCGGCCCAGTTGGCCGGTGACGCCACTTTGAATGCGGCGGTATTGTTCGGCAGCGAACGCTATGGCTTGCCCAACGAAGTGGTGGAAAAGTGCAATGTCTTGCTGAACATCCCCGCCAACCCGGAATATTCGTCGTTGAATCTGGCGCAGGCGGTGCAGGTGCTGGCTTACGAATGCCGGGTTGCCGCCAGTGAAAATTTGTCGCCTGCAGGCGCCGGCGAAATCGGTTTTCAGGGCAATGCCGCCAGCCTGACCGACATCGACGGCATGTTTGCGCACCTGGAACAGGCATTGATCGAGATCGAGTTCCTGGATCCCGCCAGCCCGAAAAAATTGATGCCGCGTTTGAAGCGGCTGTTTTCCCGGGCTCAGCTGGAGACCGAAGAGGTCAATATCCTGCGTGGCATCGCCAGCCAGATACTGACCAAGCGGCGCCGTCTGGACCGCTCCTGA
- a CDS encoding VOC family protein, with protein MAVKTIPDGYTSVTPYLAIDGAAAALDFYKKAFNAIEILRMEGPDNRIGHAEIQIGNARIMLADEFPEMLIRSPKSLGAAGISIMLYVDNVDVTYPQAIAAGGTEIRALQDQFYGDRSATLRDPFGHVWTVSTHIADYSEEELRERAAAAMK; from the coding sequence ATGGCAGTCAAAACCATCCCCGACGGCTACACCAGCGTCACCCCCTATCTCGCCATCGACGGCGCAGCCGCAGCACTCGATTTCTATAAAAAAGCCTTCAATGCAATAGAAATACTGCGCATGGAAGGACCGGACAATAGAATCGGCCACGCCGAAATCCAGATCGGCAATGCACGCATCATGCTGGCGGATGAATTTCCGGAAATGCTGATTCGCAGCCCGAAGTCGCTCGGCGCAGCGGGCATAAGCATCATGCTTTATGTCGACAATGTCGATGTCACCTATCCGCAGGCGATTGCTGCCGGCGGAACAGAAATCCGAGCGCTGCAAGATCAGTTTTACGGCGATCGCTCCGCTACCCTCAGGGATCCGTTCGGCCACGTCTGGACCGTCAGCACTCATATCGCCGATTACTCGGAAGAAGAGTTGCGTGAACGCGCCGCAGCCGCAATGAAATAA
- a CDS encoding DUF47 domain-containing protein has protein sequence MFGRLMPTEGKFFELFNQHAELCVKGAKEMVALMTNFDDLEIRVHAIEGIEKQADQVTHHAIDMLHKTFITPIDRDDIHQLITRMDDILDLLEDAAQTISLYDIKAITPEAKRLAELCLGCAEKVKAAVGLLHNMDNSREILAICVEIDRLESDADHVMRAAMSKLFRDEPDVRTLIKLKAIYELLETVTDRCEDVANIIEGIIVENA, from the coding sequence ATGTTTGGACGATTGATGCCCACCGAGGGCAAATTCTTTGAGCTCTTTAATCAGCATGCAGAGCTATGCGTCAAGGGCGCTAAAGAAATGGTGGCGTTGATGACTAACTTCGACGATCTGGAAATCCGCGTGCATGCGATCGAAGGCATTGAAAAGCAGGCCGACCAGGTCACGCACCATGCGATCGACATGCTGCACAAGACCTTCATCACACCGATCGACCGCGACGACATCCATCAGCTGATCACCCGCATGGACGATATTCTCGATTTGCTGGAAGACGCGGCGCAGACCATCTCGCTGTACGACATCAAGGCCATCACGCCAGAAGCCAAGCGCCTGGCCGAGCTGTGCCTGGGCTGCGCCGAGAAGGTCAAGGCTGCAGTCGGTCTGCTGCACAACATGGACAACTCGCGCGAGATCCTGGCGATCTGCGTCGAGATCGACCGCCTGGAGTCGGACGCCGATCACGTGATGCGCGCCGCCATGTCGAAACTGTTCCGCGACGAGCCTGATGTACGCACCCTGATCAAGCTCAAGGCGATCTACGAACTGCTGGAAACCGTCACCGACCGTTGTGAAGATGTCGCCAACATCATCGAAGGCATTATCGTCGAAAATGCCTGA
- a CDS encoding DHA2 family efflux MFS transporter permease subunit → MSSPKPAPPPRPPSQPLPPLTGGKLVMGTVALSLAVFMNVLDSSIANVSIPAISGDLGVSPQQGTWVITSFAVANAISVPLTGWLTQRFGQVRLFVTSIILFVLSSILCGLAPSMEVLIAARVLQGAVAGPMIPLSQSLLLSSYTPSKSGMALAFWGMTTLVAPVMGPLLGGWISDNYTWPWIFYINIPVGVFAAWATWSIYHKRESSTYKLPIDKVGLALLVVWVGSLQIMLDKGKELDWFNSSTIVILGAVALVAFIYFIIWELGDDHPVVDLRLFKGRNFSGGVIAISVGYGLMFGGLVILPLWLQTTLGYTATLAGEVMAPVGIFAIILSPFIGKLLPKIDARWVASTAFFIFAIVFYLRSQFTENVDTFTLMIPTIIQGAAMAMFFIPLTSIILSGQPPDKIPSAAGLSNFVRIMFGGMGTSITSTLWDRRTSLHHSQLTEFTGPHSPAFNEAVHNLMAQGMPEPAAWATIDRLISVKAATQGATDIFWISAVLFLMLIALVWLTKPQRSSLPVDAGGAH, encoded by the coding sequence ATGAGTTCCCCAAAACCAGCGCCGCCACCGCGGCCGCCTTCGCAACCACTGCCGCCGCTGACCGGCGGCAAGCTTGTCATGGGTACGGTAGCCTTGTCGCTCGCCGTGTTCATGAACGTCCTCGATTCGTCGATTGCCAACGTTTCCATCCCGGCCATTTCCGGTGACCTCGGCGTCTCGCCGCAACAGGGCACCTGGGTCATCACCTCGTTCGCGGTGGCCAACGCCATCTCCGTGCCGCTGACCGGCTGGCTGACGCAACGCTTCGGCCAGGTACGCTTGTTCGTGACCTCGATCATCCTCTTCGTGCTGTCCTCGATCTTGTGCGGCCTGGCGCCGAGCATGGAAGTGCTGATCGCCGCCCGCGTACTGCAAGGCGCCGTCGCCGGACCGATGATTCCCTTGTCGCAGTCATTGCTGCTGTCCAGTTACACTCCCTCCAAGAGCGGGATGGCGCTAGCCTTCTGGGGCATGACCACGCTGGTGGCGCCGGTCATGGGACCGCTGCTGGGCGGCTGGATCTCGGATAACTACACCTGGCCGTGGATTTTCTATATCAACATTCCGGTCGGCGTGTTTGCCGCCTGGGCCACCTGGTCGATATACCACAAGCGCGAATCCTCCACCTACAAGCTGCCGATCGACAAGGTCGGACTGGCCTTGCTAGTGGTCTGGGTCGGCTCGCTGCAGATCATGCTGGACAAGGGTAAGGAACTGGACTGGTTCAATTCCTCCACCATCGTGATCCTGGGTGCGGTGGCGCTGGTGGCCTTTATCTATTTCATCATCTGGGAACTGGGCGACGACCATCCGGTGGTTGACCTGCGACTGTTCAAGGGCCGCAACTTCAGCGGCGGCGTGATCGCCATCTCGGTCGGCTACGGCCTGATGTTCGGCGGCCTGGTGATCCTGCCTTTGTGGCTGCAGACCACGCTCGGCTATACCGCAACGCTGGCCGGCGAAGTGATGGCGCCAGTCGGGATCTTTGCAATCATCCTGTCGCCCTTCATCGGCAAGCTGCTGCCCAAGATCGATGCGCGCTGGGTGGCCAGCACCGCTTTCTTCATCTTTGCCATCGTGTTCTACCTGCGTTCGCAGTTCACCGAGAATGTCGACACCTTCACGCTGATGATCCCGACCATCATCCAGGGCGCGGCGATGGCCATGTTCTTCATTCCGCTGACCTCGATCATCCTGTCAGGCCAGCCGCCGGACAAGATTCCTTCGGCCGCGGGCCTGTCCAACTTCGTGCGTATCATGTTCGGCGGCATGGGCACCTCGATCACCAGCACCTTGTGGGATCGCCGCACCTCCCTGCACCACTCGCAACTGACCGAATTCACCGGGCCGCACAGCCCGGCATTCAACGAGGCGGTGCACAACCTGATGGCGCAGGGCATGCCGGAGCCGGCCGCCTGGGCCACCATCGACCGCCTGATTTCGGTCAAGGCGGCGACCCAGGGGGCGACCGATATCTTCTGGATTTCGGCGGTGCTATTCCTGATGCTGATTGCGCTGGTATGGCTGACCAAACCGCAGCGTTCCAGCTTGCCGGTGGATGCCGGCGGCGCGCACTAA
- a CDS encoding inorganic phosphate transporter, with product MHTLQISIYVLVFLIALALVFDFMNGFHDAANAIATVVSTGVLKPQQAVAMAALFNFIAIAVFQLHVAATVGKGTIDPNVVDHYVVFGALVGAICWNILTWYYGIPSSSSHALIGGLVGAAVAKAGTGSLISAGLIKTIAFIVLSPLLGFVFGSIMMVLVSWIFVRSTPRKVDKWFRRLQLVSASMYSLGHGGNDAQKTIGIIWMLLIATGFSQASDSLPPWWVIISCYSAISLGTLFGGWRIVKTMGQKITKLKPVGGFCAETGGAITLFLATMLGVPVSTTHTITGAIVGVGAARRVSAVRWGVAGNIVWAWVLTIPASAFMAAIAWWIGKHIL from the coding sequence ATGCACACTCTTCAAATCAGTATTTACGTTCTCGTCTTCCTTATTGCACTGGCGCTGGTGTTCGATTTCATGAACGGCTTCCATGATGCCGCCAATGCAATCGCCACCGTGGTCTCCACCGGCGTCCTCAAGCCGCAGCAGGCAGTGGCCATGGCGGCCCTGTTCAACTTCATTGCGATTGCGGTGTTCCAGCTGCACGTCGCCGCTACCGTCGGCAAGGGCACTATCGATCCCAATGTGGTGGATCATTACGTCGTCTTCGGCGCCCTGGTCGGCGCCATTTGCTGGAACATCCTGACCTGGTACTACGGCATTCCGTCGTCGTCTTCGCATGCCTTGATCGGCGGCCTGGTCGGCGCTGCAGTGGCCAAGGCCGGCACCGGATCGCTGATCTCGGCCGGCCTGATCAAGACCATTGCCTTCATCGTGCTGTCGCCGCTGCTGGGCTTCGTCTTCGGCTCCATCATGATGGTGCTGGTGTCGTGGATCTTCGTGCGCTCGACGCCGCGCAAGGTCGACAAATGGTTCCGCCGCCTGCAGCTGGTATCCGCCTCCATGTATAGCCTCGGGCACGGCGGCAACGATGCGCAGAAAACCATCGGCATCATCTGGATGCTGCTGATCGCCACCGGCTTTTCGCAAGCCAGCGACAGCCTGCCGCCATGGTGGGTGATCATTTCCTGCTATAGCGCGATCAGCCTCGGTACGCTGTTCGGCGGCTGGCGCATCGTCAAGACCATGGGCCAGAAGATCACCAAGCTGAAACCGGTGGGTGGCTTCTGCGCCGAAACCGGCGGCGCCATTACGCTGTTCCTGGCGACCATGCTGGGCGTGCCAGTCTCGACTACCCACACCATCACCGGCGCCATCGTTGGCGTCGGCGCTGCACGCCGCGTCTCCGCGGTGCGCTGGGGCGTTGCCGGCAATATCGTCTGGGCCTGGGTGCTGACGATTCCAGCTTCGGCCTTCATGGCGGCGATTGCCTGGTGGATCGGCAAGCATATCTTGTAA
- a CDS encoding replicative DNA helicase, translating to MKAPSKAPSDPQLDSLRVPPHSIEAEQSVLGGLLLDNAAWDKIADFVNADDFYRYDHRIIFQHMVKLINGSKPADVITVFESLSGTGKAEEVGGLSYLNALAQNTPSAANIRRYAEIVRDRGVLRKLITVADEISGQAFSPQGKEVKQMLDEAESKIFAIAEEGARGAQGFQEIQPLLTQVVERIDELYNRDNQSDITGVSTGFIDLDKMTSGLQKGDLVIVAGRPSMGKTAFSVNIGENVAIESGLPVAIFSMEMGGTQLAMRMLGSVGKLDQHRLRTGRLNDEDWPRLTHAIQKMNDAQLFIDETPALSSIELRARARRLSRQCGTLGLIIIDYLQLMSANNAGENRATEISEISRNLKGLAKELQCPVIALSQLNRSLEQRPNKRPVMSDLRESGAIEQDADVILFIYRDEVYNPDSQEKGTAEIIIGKQRNGPIGSVRLSFLGQYTKFDNYVGNLDAPYGGD from the coding sequence ATGAAAGCACCTTCTAAAGCACCGTCCGATCCGCAGTTAGATTCCCTCCGCGTACCACCCCATTCGATCGAAGCAGAACAGTCCGTTTTAGGCGGATTGCTGCTGGATAATGCGGCCTGGGACAAGATCGCGGACTTCGTCAATGCCGACGATTTCTACCGCTACGATCATCGGATCATTTTCCAGCACATGGTCAAGCTGATCAACGGCAGCAAGCCGGCTGACGTGATCACGGTCTTTGAATCGCTGAGCGGCACCGGCAAGGCGGAAGAGGTCGGCGGCCTGAGCTACCTCAATGCGCTGGCGCAAAATACGCCATCGGCGGCCAATATCCGCCGCTACGCCGAGATCGTGCGCGATCGCGGCGTCTTGCGCAAACTGATTACCGTGGCCGATGAAATTTCCGGCCAGGCTTTCAGCCCGCAAGGCAAGGAAGTCAAGCAGATGCTGGACGAGGCGGAATCGAAGATTTTTGCGATTGCCGAGGAAGGTGCGCGCGGCGCCCAGGGTTTCCAGGAAATCCAGCCGCTGCTGACGCAAGTGGTGGAGCGTATCGACGAACTTTACAACCGCGATAACCAGAGCGATATCACCGGTGTTTCGACCGGTTTCATCGATCTCGACAAGATGACGTCCGGGCTGCAAAAAGGCGACCTGGTGATCGTGGCGGGACGCCCATCCATGGGTAAGACCGCGTTCTCGGTCAACATCGGCGAGAACGTGGCGATCGAAAGCGGTTTGCCGGTGGCGATCTTTTCGATGGAAATGGGCGGCACCCAGCTCGCCATGCGTATGCTGGGTTCGGTCGGCAAGCTGGACCAGCACCGTTTGCGTACCGGCCGCCTCAATGACGAGGACTGGCCACGCCTGACCCACGCGATCCAGAAGATGAACGACGCCCAGCTGTTCATCGACGAAACGCCGGCGCTCAGCTCGATCGAACTGCGCGCCCGCGCGCGCCGGCTGTCGCGCCAGTGCGGCACGCTGGGCCTGATCATCATCGACTATTTGCAGCTGATGTCGGCCAATAATGCCGGTGAAAACCGCGCCACAGAAATTTCTGAAATCTCGCGTAACTTGAAGGGCCTGGCCAAAGAGCTGCAGTGCCCGGTGATTGCGCTGTCGCAGCTGAACCGCTCGCTGGAGCAACGCCCCAACAAGCGTCCGGTGATGTCCGACTTGCGTGAATCCGGCGCTATCGAGCAGGACGCCGACGTCATCCTGTTCATTTACCGCGACGAGGTATACAACCCCGATTCGCAGGAAAAGGGCACCGCGGAAATCATTATCGGCAAACAGCGTAACGGTCCGATCGGTAGCGTGCGTCTCAGTTTCCTCGGGCAATACACGAAATTCGACAACTATGTCGGTAATCTGGATGCGCCGTACGGCGGCGATTGA
- the rpsR gene encoding 30S ribosomal protein S18, with protein MAFGKKFDKSKLKNKRQQQNPLFKRKKFCRFTAAHVASVDYKDVDTLKDFVQENGKIMPARLTGTKAIYQRQVDTAIKRARFLALLPYTDLHNA; from the coding sequence ATGGCATTCGGTAAAAAGTTCGATAAAAGCAAACTGAAAAACAAGCGTCAACAACAAAACCCGCTGTTCAAGCGCAAGAAATTCTGCCGTTTCACCGCTGCACACGTTGCCAGCGTTGACTACAAGGATGTCGACACGCTCAAGGATTTTGTTCAAGAAAACGGCAAGATCATGCCAGCACGTCTGACCGGCACCAAGGCAATCTATCAACGTCAAGTGGACACTGCGATCAAGCGCGCACGTTTCCTGGCGCTGCTGCCATACACCGATCTGCACAACGCTTAA